The proteins below are encoded in one region of Archocentrus centrarchus isolate MPI-CPG fArcCen1 chromosome 13, fArcCen1, whole genome shotgun sequence:
- the LOC115791156 gene encoding olfactory receptor 52D1-like, whose amino-acid sequence MAHHMNSTQGSYFILGAYLDTGTTKYLFFLILMCLYSLIISANILLIVVICVNRSLHEPMYMFLCSLFVNELYGSTGLFPFLLIQILSDVHTVSAPLCFLQILCLYSYVGVEILSLTAMSYDRYLAICCPLQYNTQMTSTMVFVLIAVSWIYPILLVSVTVSLSSPLQLCGNIIYKVYCDNFAIVKLACSDTTVNNIYGLISTAFSIFVPLILICFTYMRILKVCFSGSKQTQQKAISTCTPHLASLINFSFSACFEVLQSRFNMNNLPNVLRILISLYWFICPPLFNPVLYGLKMSKIRDICKSLLYSKV is encoded by the coding sequence ATGGCCCATCACATGAACTCCACACAAGGTTCATATTTCATACTTGGTGCCTACCTTGATACTGGTACTACAAAATACTTGTTTTTCTTGATTCTCATGTGTTTATATTCATTAATAATTAGTGCCAATATCTTGCTGATTGTGGTTATCTGTGTGAACAGAAGCTTACATGAGCCTATGTACATGTTTCTGTGCAGCCTGTTTGTAAATGAGCTGTATGGTAGTACAGGGCTGTTTCCATTCCTCCTGATTCAGATCCTCTCTGATGTTCACActgtttctgctcctctgtgcttcCTGCAGATCTTGTGCTTGTACTCGTATGTAGGTGTGGAGATTTTGAGCTTGACTGCCATGTCCTATGACAGATATCTTGCCATCTGCTGTCCTCTGCAGTATAACACACAAATGACATCCACCATGGTGTTTGTGCTCATTGCTGTATCATGGATCTACCCTATATTGCTGGTTTCTGTGACAGTATCTCTGAGCTCACCTCTGCAGCTGTGTGGGAACATCATTTACAAAGTGTACTGTGATAACTTTGCCATTGTTAAACTGGCCTGTTCTGACACCACCGTCAATAACATCTATGGACTGATCAGCACAGCGTTCAGCATTTTTGTTCCACTGATTTTAATCTGTTTCACCTACATGAGGATCctgaaagtgtgtttttctggtTCCAAACAGACCCAACAGAAAGCCATCAGTACCTGCACACCTCACCTTGCTTCTCTCATCAACTTCTCTTTCAGTGCTTGCTTTGAAGTCCTACAAAGTAGATTTAATATGAACAATTTACCAAATGTACTGCGCATTTTGATATCACTGTACTGGTTTATATGCCCGCCACTCTTTAACCCTGTGCTCTATGGGctgaaaatgtccaaaattcGTGACATATGTAAAAGTTTGCTCTATTCGAAAGTTTAG
- the LOC115790139 gene encoding olfactory receptor 11A1-like — translation MEIIINSTQVSYFILGAYIDTQLFKYLYFIIIMSLYMFIVGSNVLLIVVICVNRSLHEPMYMFLCSLFVNELYGSTGLFPFLLIQILSDVHTVSAPLCLLQVFCVYSYGSVEFTNLAIMSYDRYISICYPLQYHTVMTSNKVAFLIAVTWIPPFFAVCVTTLLSASLHLCGNVINKVYCDNHAIIKLGCDDTTVNNLYELIAATLTVYVPVSVILYTYARILKVCFSGSKQTRQKAVSTCTPHLASLINFSFGVFFEILQSRFDMSHVPNTLRIFLPLYFLTCQPLFNPVMYGLSMSKIHNACKNLLLRSVGKTGIFITFIQIKK, via the coding sequence ATGGAGATCATaataaactccacacaggttTCATATTTCATTCTTGGCGCCTACATTGACACACagctatttaaatatttatatttcatcATTATTATGTCTCTGTATATGTTTATAGTTGGTTCCAATGTCTTGCTGATTGTGGTTATCTGTGTGAACAGAAGCTTACATGAACCTATGTACATGTTTCTGTGCAGCCTGTTTGTAAATGAGCTGTATGGTAGTACAGGGCTGTTTCCATTCCTCCTGATTCAGATCCTCTCTGATGTTCACActgtttctgctcctctgtgcttGCTGCAGGTTTTCTGTGTGTACTCTTATGGAAGTGTTGAATTTACTAACTTAGCCATCATGTCTTATGACAGATATATTTCTATCTGTTatcctctacaatatcacacaGTGATGACATCGAACAAGGTTGCCTTTCTGATTGCTGTGACATGGATACctcctttttttgctgtttgtgtcaCAACATTGTTGAGTGCTTCTTTGCATCTGTGTGGAAATGTCATTAATAAAGTGTACTGTGACAATCATGCCATTATAAAGTTGGGATGTGATGACACCACAGTCAATAATCTCTATGAACTCATTGCTGCCACTCTCACCGTGTATGTCCCAGTATCTGTAATCCTGTACACCTACGCGAGGATCctgaaagtgtgtttttctggatCCAAACAGACCCGACAGAAAGCCGTCAGTACCTGCACGCCTCACCTCGCTTCTCTCATCAACTTTTcttttggggttttctttgAAATATTGCAGAGCAGGTTTGATATGAGCCATGTACCAAACACCTTACGGATATTTTTGCCATTGTACTTTCTGACATGCCAGCCACTTTTCAACCCTGTAATGTATGGCTTGTCTATGTCCAAAATACACAACGCATGTAAAAATCTGCTTTTACGTTCTGTTGGGAAGACCGGGATATTCATCACATTTATTCAGATCAAGAAATAA